One segment of Pasteurella skyensis DNA contains the following:
- the tamB gene encoding autotransporter assembly complex protein TamB: MKNIAETEQTTTKIKSQNKHKWRWLYYITGTVVALLISLVVFLATGYGQRSIIHLADKYLDELSVESVSGSLQDGLDLKNTRFNMKGVNVSLEDARLHIKMGCILKGKLCVDNVALKNSQINIDTSQFTNKDQPKHSPTPFKLPIAISANKLSVDNLQLNIDETSISLQKLHSGIQGEGKHLQLDPTEIHHLEIILPPQAVTSDEKNANSSKNVTATKRHRVDWTAIKERLSQPLLTSPKDLILPFNLAIPQLSAQHIVIKQKLKTGTPLSTKPILTISSLLIEKGELKDQKIQLAKLAVLSDKGNITGSAMLDVIDNLPLEGNFNAELPLFKHLKIPASNAQLKLSGELLGLTQLDLSTQGAVNAHLNGEVKLAEAKTPFKLTLTSGKVHYPFIPEKNQKVLTLKDIDLSLSGNLLDYKLNTKVNASGMGLPKSALNIIGEGGLTHFNIKKLDLNALDGKTQLSGNIDWENGIEWQSKANLTNVNTRSLLPEWKAILSGDLQSTGYIGRGDTGDEWAVDLSQLDLKGTLFHKTLQLKGKLTANNQTLLNVENTRLIYGNNTIIMQGIIGDKSNFNADIKAPNLKGLVPHLSASINGKVNLNGDIAKPNLDMDITANNVHYQDLSLQHLTAKGMVSTDKQIKGDIKVNLSQLAYGDIKVQKAHLTATGNEKNHTLKLISSGEPVAANLQISGKFDRLLEKWTGQLSNATLQSPIGEWKNNKNIHISYNNKKIEADISAHCWKNPNASTCFPTAFKAGKTGKVPFDIQQLNLALLKPFLNKKTQLDGLVNLKGHAEWAKNKAPQLDLDAYSDTIKFKQKIDYRTFPLTLEPVKLTAKLINNNLKLNSSVQIQNNGQLVSELILSDITHKRALSGSLQIKNIDMTLLKPLISKSEKVNGNINANLKIGGTATAPLLNGDLNITQLKAQAYTMPFDVTDGALNIKFNGTNSTLTGHIQAPDGKLTLTGDANWQDLKAWHTHIKAQGKNFRLKIPNIAKLNISPNIEVTATPQKLILGGDIDIPWARIDVEELPKNTVSVSSDEVIMDGSAKKKRNLLKTLPKANKNNNMAIEANINIRIAEDNVKLSAYGLKTQLYGLIKVSQGERGLGLYGQIYLKKGTYASFGQNLIIRKGSIIFSGIPSQPRLNIEAIRNPEAIEDSSVTAGIRVTGSENSPKVTVFGEPAMPKAQALSYILTGRGLENSSETGSQNSIAAAAIGLGLSQSSKIVGNVGDTLGIHDLSLTTAGIGDNTKVVISGNLNSRFKIKYGKGLFASLTELTLRYRLAPQLYLQWISSINQTVDLMYKFEFD, translated from the coding sequence ATGAAGAACATAGCAGAAACAGAACAAACGACAACAAAGATAAAATCACAGAATAAGCATAAATGGCGCTGGCTTTATTATATTACTGGCACTGTAGTTGCTTTGTTGATTAGTCTTGTCGTTTTTTTAGCAACGGGCTATGGACAACGTTCTATTATTCATCTTGCTGATAAATATCTCGATGAGTTATCTGTTGAAAGTGTTTCTGGTAGTTTACAAGACGGACTGGATCTTAAAAATACTCGTTTTAATATGAAAGGGGTCAATGTTAGCCTTGAAGATGCTCGTTTGCATATTAAGATGGGATGTATTTTAAAAGGCAAACTGTGTGTTGACAATGTTGCATTAAAAAATTCACAAATTAATATTGATACTTCGCAATTTACAAATAAGGATCAGCCAAAACATTCGCCAACACCATTTAAACTACCTATTGCGATCTCCGCCAATAAATTATCGGTCGACAATTTACAATTAAATATTGATGAAACATCCATCTCTTTACAAAAACTACACTCAGGTATTCAAGGAGAAGGTAAACATTTACAACTTGATCCAACTGAAATTCATCACCTAGAGATCATATTACCTCCACAAGCGGTCACTTCCGATGAAAAAAATGCAAATTCTTCAAAAAATGTAACCGCTACAAAACGTCATCGTGTAGATTGGACTGCCATTAAAGAAAGGCTTAGCCAACCATTATTAACATCACCAAAAGATTTAATACTGCCTTTTAATTTGGCTATTCCTCAATTAAGTGCACAACATATTGTGATCAAACAAAAGTTAAAAACAGGAACACCACTTTCTACCAAACCTATATTGACCATTTCTTCACTTTTAATAGAAAAAGGCGAATTAAAAGATCAAAAAATACAATTAGCCAAATTGGCTGTTTTAAGTGATAAAGGCAATATTACTGGTTCAGCAATGTTAGATGTCATAGATAATTTACCTCTTGAGGGAAATTTTAATGCTGAATTACCATTATTTAAACATTTAAAAATCCCAGCTTCCAATGCACAACTAAAACTTTCTGGAGAACTCTTAGGATTAACCCAATTAGATCTTTCCACGCAAGGGGCTGTTAATGCGCATTTGAATGGAGAAGTAAAACTGGCTGAAGCGAAAACGCCTTTTAAACTCACTTTAACAAGCGGTAAAGTTCACTATCCATTTATACCTGAAAAAAATCAAAAAGTATTAACCTTAAAAGATATCGATCTTTCTCTCTCTGGTAATCTATTAGATTATAAATTAAATACTAAAGTTAATGCTTCTGGAATGGGATTGCCAAAAAGTGCTTTAAATATTATAGGAGAAGGAGGCTTAACTCATTTCAATATTAAAAAATTAGATCTCAATGCCCTTGATGGAAAAACACAACTATCTGGTAATATCGATTGGGAAAATGGTATTGAATGGCAATCTAAAGCAAACTTAACCAATGTAAATACACGCTCTTTACTACCTGAATGGAAAGCAATACTATCAGGCGATCTTCAATCTACTGGCTATATCGGACGTGGTGACACTGGTGATGAGTGGGCGGTAGATCTTAGTCAACTTGATTTGAAAGGAACCCTCTTTCATAAAACTCTCCAACTAAAAGGAAAGCTCACCGCCAATAATCAAACATTGCTTAACGTCGAAAATACACGCCTTATTTATGGTAATAACACCATTATAATGCAAGGTATTATTGGTGATAAATCAAACTTTAATGCAGATATAAAAGCCCCTAATTTAAAAGGACTAGTTCCTCATTTAAGTGCTAGCATTAATGGAAAAGTAAATTTAAACGGAGATATTGCTAAGCCTAATTTAGATATGGATATTACTGCCAATAACGTCCACTACCAAGATTTAAGCTTACAGCATCTGACCGCCAAAGGTATGGTGTCAACCGATAAACAAATTAAAGGTGATATAAAAGTCAATCTTTCTCAACTCGCCTATGGGGATATTAAAGTACAAAAAGCTCATTTAACTGCTACTGGCAATGAAAAAAATCATACCCTAAAACTGATCTCTTCTGGTGAACCTGTTGCAGCAAATTTGCAAATTTCTGGAAAATTTGACCGCTTGTTAGAAAAATGGACGGGGCAATTAAGCAACGCCACACTACAATCCCCTATTGGTGAATGGAAAAACAATAAAAATATTCATATTAGCTATAACAATAAAAAAATTGAAGCCGATATTTCGGCTCATTGCTGGAAAAATCCGAATGCCTCTACGTGCTTTCCTACTGCTTTTAAAGCAGGAAAAACAGGCAAAGTACCTTTTGATATACAACAACTTAATCTTGCACTCTTAAAACCATTTTTAAATAAAAAAACGCAACTAGATGGACTCGTTAATCTTAAAGGTCACGCGGAGTGGGCTAAGAATAAAGCTCCACAACTGGATTTAGACGCTTACTCCGATACAATCAAATTCAAACAAAAAATTGATTATCGTACATTCCCACTTACCCTAGAACCCGTTAAACTCACGGCAAAATTAATTAATAATAATTTAAAATTAAATTCATCGGTTCAAATCCAAAATAATGGTCAATTAGTCAGTGAATTAATATTGTCCGATATTACACATAAAAGAGCACTGTCTGGTTCTCTACAAATTAAAAATATTGATATGACATTACTCAAGCCACTGATTTCAAAAAGTGAAAAGGTCAATGGAAATATTAATGCGAATTTGAAGATCGGTGGAACGGCAACAGCACCATTACTAAATGGGGATTTAAACATCACTCAACTGAAAGCTCAAGCTTATACTATGCCATTTGATGTCACTGATGGTGCATTAAATATTAAATTCAATGGTACAAATTCTACTCTAACAGGGCATATTCAAGCTCCTGATGGCAAATTAACACTTACTGGTGATGCAAATTGGCAAGATCTAAAGGCGTGGCATACTCACATCAAAGCACAAGGTAAAAACTTTCGCTTAAAAATACCTAATATAGCAAAATTAAATATTAGCCCTAATATTGAAGTAACCGCTACACCTCAGAAATTAATATTAGGTGGTGATATAGATATTCCTTGGGCAAGAATTGACGTGGAAGAACTACCAAAAAACACGGTAAGTGTGAGTAGCGATGAAGTAATTATGGATGGTTCAGCAAAGAAAAAACGCAACCTTCTTAAAACGCTACCAAAAGCAAATAAAAATAATAATATGGCTATCGAGGCTAATATCAATATCCGTATTGCAGAAGATAACGTCAAACTTTCCGCCTATGGATTAAAAACACAATTATATGGTTTAATCAAAGTCTCTCAAGGTGAAAGAGGGCTGGGACTTTATGGACAAATATATCTGAAAAAAGGAACTTATGCTTCTTTTGGACAAAATCTTATCATACGTAAAGGCAGTATTATTTTCTCTGGTATCCCTTCTCAACCAAGACTAAATATTGAAGCAATCCGTAACCCTGAAGCTATTGAAGACAGCAGTGTGACAGCAGGTATTCGAGTAACAGGATCGGAGAACTCTCCAAAAGTAACCGTGTTTGGTGAACCAGCTATGCCTAAAGCACAAGCGCTCTCCTATATATTAACAGGAAGAGGTTTAGAAAATAGTAGTGAAACAGGGTCTCAAAACTCTATAGCCGCAGCTGCAATTGGATTAGGTCTCTCACAAAGTAGCAAGATAGTGGGTAATGTAGGAGATACATTAGGTATTCACGATCTTAGCCTTACAACCGCAGGAATTGGAGATAACACCAAAGTAGTGATCAGTGGTAATTTAAACTCAAGATTTAAAATAAAATATGGAAAAGGACTTTTTGCGTCTTTAACTGAATTAACATTACGTTATCGCCTTGCTCCACAACTTTATTTGCAGTGGATTTCGAGTATCAATCAAACGGTTGATTTAATGTATAAGTTTGAGTTTGATTAA
- the cydD gene encoding heme ABC transporter permease/ATP-binding protein CydD: MDKQRQKQLKKWLNQQQSVIKKWVYINVLLGFTMGLFVIVQMAILAFILHNLISEKQLPPHFYTLLVILICCFIVKALLVWLRERVGFKAGSQLRIHLRKQIIAKLNDVGPMTTSQRPTGSWASLMLEQVENLHNFYARYLPQQFIAVLIPIAILCVVFSLNWAAGIILFATLPLLPLFMALAGMKAAEANQRHIGILSRLSGQFLDRLKGLDTIRLFGQGKQQTKQIYQSTEDFRISTMDVLKLAFLSSAVLEFFTAISIAVTAVYFGFTYLGQLHFGGYGTTVSLFIGFFCLMLAPEFYQPLRELGTYYHDKATAIGAADSIETFLNTDVITQQYGSKLLNSNDDIHIKVKDCVILSPQGTALTQSLTFEIKPKQHIAIVGQSGAGKTSLMNMFLGFLPYKGSVTINGIELKEIDIGDWRNQLAWVGQNPQLMQGSLKENIVLGNTHISKAQLNDALTLSKADEFVNQLGLDHQIKENSIGLSGGQAQRIAIARAILRPAKLLLLDEPTASLDGQSEQHVLQALQYLSEQHTTLMITHRVEDLKQCDTILVMKKGEIIQQGLFTELENQGYFSQLIHAQIIDKE, encoded by the coding sequence ATGGATAAACAACGCCAAAAGCAACTAAAAAAGTGGTTAAATCAACAACAGTCTGTAATAAAAAAATGGGTATACATTAACGTACTGCTCGGATTCACTATGGGTTTATTCGTTATTGTTCAAATGGCTATTCTTGCATTTATATTGCATAATTTAATCAGTGAAAAACAGCTTCCTCCTCATTTTTATACTCTATTAGTTATACTAATTTGTTGCTTTATAGTAAAAGCTCTCTTAGTTTGGCTACGTGAACGAGTTGGCTTTAAAGCAGGTTCTCAACTAAGGATACACTTACGCAAACAAATTATTGCCAAACTCAATGACGTTGGACCTATGACAACATCACAAAGACCAACAGGTAGTTGGGCAAGCTTAATGTTAGAACAGGTTGAAAATTTACATAATTTTTATGCTCGCTATCTACCTCAGCAATTTATCGCAGTATTAATTCCTATTGCCATACTTTGTGTTGTCTTTTCTTTAAACTGGGCTGCTGGGATCATTTTATTTGCAACCTTACCTCTTCTTCCCCTATTTATGGCTCTAGCAGGTATGAAAGCCGCAGAAGCAAACCAACGCCATATTGGGATATTATCTCGTTTAAGTGGACAATTCCTTGATCGCCTGAAAGGTTTAGATACCATTCGTTTATTTGGACAAGGTAAGCAACAAACTAAACAAATTTATCAAAGTACTGAGGATTTTCGAATTAGTACAATGGATGTGTTAAAACTGGCTTTCCTCTCCTCTGCAGTATTAGAATTTTTTACTGCTATCTCTATTGCAGTAACCGCTGTTTATTTTGGTTTTACTTACTTAGGACAGCTTCATTTTGGAGGTTATGGCACTACCGTTAGCTTATTTATCGGATTTTTCTGTTTAATGCTTGCTCCAGAATTTTACCAGCCATTGCGTGAACTTGGTACTTACTATCACGATAAAGCAACCGCTATTGGTGCTGCCGATAGTATTGAAACCTTTCTAAATACTGATGTTATAACACAACAATATGGCTCAAAATTACTCAATAGCAATGATGATATTCATATCAAAGTGAAAGATTGTGTTATTCTCTCTCCACAAGGAACAGCTCTCACTCAATCACTTACATTTGAAATTAAGCCCAAACAGCATATCGCTATTGTAGGACAAAGTGGTGCAGGAAAAACCTCCTTAATGAATATGTTTCTTGGTTTTCTACCTTATAAAGGCTCAGTAACCATCAATGGTATTGAATTAAAAGAAATAGATATTGGTGACTGGCGTAATCAGCTGGCTTGGGTAGGACAAAATCCACAATTAATGCAAGGTTCTCTCAAAGAAAATATTGTACTGGGTAATACTCATATTAGTAAAGCACAACTTAATGATGCTCTCACTCTTTCCAAAGCAGACGAATTTGTCAATCAGTTAGGTTTAGATCATCAAATTAAAGAAAACAGCATTGGACTGTCAGGAGGGCAAGCACAACGTATTGCCATCGCTAGAGCCATACTGCGCCCTGCCAAATTATTACTCTTAGATGAGCCAACGGCTAGCTTAGATGGACAATCAGAACAACACGTATTACAAGCTTTACAGTATTTAAGTGAACAACACACCACCCTAATGATTACCCATCGAGTAGAGGATCTAAAACAGTGTGATACTATTTTGGTAATGAAAAAAGGGGAAATCATACAACAAGGTTTATTTACAGAATTAGAAAATCAAGGTTACTTTAGCCAATTGATCCACGCTCAAATTATAGATAAGGAATAA
- the cydC gene encoding heme ABC transporter ATP-binding protein/permease CydC, producing MRSLFPFLALLHTHTARLALGVILAITSLSASIGLLSLSGWFLAASSLVGSVIFFNFFYPSSGVRGLAIGRTVSRYFERIVSHDATFRVLATLRMSVFKKLIPLSPAELNQYRNSELLNIMVADVDTLDTLYLNLISPFISAIAVILFMGFGLWFISPLFTFIICGSLLTLLLIFPTVFYHLGKKTGQTIIQSRSTYRSQFVEWIQLQSEFLLFGVQQQATEKLQQTEQQWFNSQSQQGKLGGLSNALLIALNGILVTLVVLLSATIIQLPNIDNAGALIALVVFCTLASLEILTPIGAAFLHLGQVITAAQRLTNITNQTAIACGHQEWNETHFLQKDDRKSPLIQFEKIQFSYSTQQNLFNALSFEVYKGEKVAILGATGSGKTTLFQLLNRNYAPTSGHITLNNCKIEEYSENALRQNMITLNQKVHIFSSTLRDNLLIANQKASDEVLCNQLNKVGLSHLIEQKEGLDLWLGDGGRPLSGGEQRRLGLARVLLHPAQIILLDEPTEGLDRETEQQILNLILEQCRDKTILMITHRLSQLSRFDRIYHLDNGTITYSL from the coding sequence ATGCGATCACTTTTTCCCTTTCTTGCTCTTTTACACACTCATACGGCACGCCTTGCTTTAGGTGTTATTTTAGCCATCACAAGTTTGAGTGCTAGTATTGGCTTACTCAGTTTATCTGGTTGGTTTCTTGCTGCTTCTTCTCTTGTTGGCTCAGTGATTTTCTTTAATTTCTTTTACCCTTCATCTGGGGTAAGAGGACTCGCTATTGGACGAACAGTATCTCGCTATTTTGAGCGTATCGTATCCCACGATGCTACTTTTAGAGTATTAGCCACCTTAAGAATGAGTGTTTTCAAAAAACTTATTCCACTGAGCCCTGCTGAACTTAATCAATACCGAAACAGTGAATTACTCAATATTATGGTTGCTGATGTCGATACTCTCGATACCCTCTACCTAAATTTAATTTCGCCTTTTATCAGTGCCATTGCAGTCATTTTATTTATGGGTTTTGGATTATGGTTTATCTCACCACTCTTTACCTTTATTATTTGTGGCTCTTTATTGACATTGTTACTCATATTTCCAACCGTTTTTTATCACTTAGGAAAAAAAACAGGACAAACCATTATTCAATCTCGAAGTACTTATCGTTCACAATTTGTAGAATGGATTCAGCTACAATCTGAATTTCTATTATTTGGCGTACAACAACAAGCCACTGAAAAATTACAACAAACAGAACAGCAGTGGTTCAATAGCCAGTCACAACAAGGCAAACTGGGTGGCTTATCCAATGCACTACTGATTGCTCTCAATGGTATTTTAGTTACTTTAGTCGTATTGCTTTCTGCTACTATTATTCAATTACCCAATATTGATAATGCGGGAGCCTTAATCGCACTTGTTGTATTTTGTACCCTTGCCTCTTTAGAGATTCTCACTCCTATAGGCGCTGCTTTTTTACATTTAGGACAAGTGATTACTGCTGCGCAACGTTTAACAAATATTACAAACCAAACTGCAATTGCATGTGGTCACCAAGAATGGAATGAAACACATTTTTTGCAAAAAGATGATCGAAAGTCACCGCTTATTCAATTTGAAAAAATTCAATTTAGCTACTCTACACAACAAAACCTATTCAATGCTCTCTCTTTTGAGGTTTACAAAGGTGAAAAAGTAGCTATTTTAGGTGCAACAGGTAGTGGAAAAACTACCTTATTTCAACTACTAAACCGTAACTATGCGCCAACAAGCGGTCACATTACATTAAATAATTGCAAAATTGAAGAATACAGTGAAAATGCTTTACGCCAAAATATGATCACCTTAAATCAAAAAGTACACATCTTCAGTAGTACATTACGAGATAACTTACTGATTGCTAATCAAAAAGCATCTGATGAAGTACTTTGTAATCAACTCAATAAAGTCGGACTGTCTCACTTAATTGAACAAAAAGAAGGATTGGACTTATGGCTTGGTGATGGTGGTCGCCCTCTTTCTGGTGGCGAGCAACGTCGTTTAGGTTTAGCACGAGTACTGCTCCACCCTGCGCAAATTATATTACTAGACGAACCAACAGAGGGGTTAGATCGTGAAACGGAGCAACAAATATTAAATTTAATACTTGAACAATGCCGAGATAAAACAATATTAATGATTACTCACAGATTAAGCCAACTTTCTCGTTTTGATCGTATTTATCATCTTGACAATGGCACTATAACATACTCATTATAA
- a CDS encoding divergent polysaccharide deacetylase family protein, with translation MAKFVLPILIGSSSMVQAGKLAIVIDDIGYRQNDLAIYNLPKEISVSIIPSSPYAISRAELAFQQQRDILIHLPMQPLNSSISKGEKMLRVGMSKEKIKDLVISAKEGIPYAIGLNNHMGSAATKDETSMRYLMEVLSENKLFFLDSKTIGSSVAADIAKEFNIPTLVRNVFLDNSNKLSDLQHQFNYAIRYARKKGVAILIAHPRTHSIQVLKQKLRNLPKDIQLVNIGHLWRQEKILTEKPLNLFFNINSQTSQSTSRFVPLLRGVPKE, from the coding sequence ATGGCAAAATTTGTGCTTCCTATTCTGATAGGAAGTAGTTCTATGGTGCAAGCGGGTAAGTTAGCCATTGTGATTGATGATATTGGTTATCGCCAAAATGATCTTGCTATTTATAATTTGCCAAAAGAGATTTCTGTTTCCATTATTCCTTCTTCTCCTTATGCTATATCAAGAGCAGAGCTAGCATTTCAACAGCAAAGAGATATTTTAATTCATTTGCCTATGCAACCCCTTAATTCATCAATTTCCAAAGGTGAAAAAATGTTGCGAGTGGGAATGTCCAAAGAGAAAATTAAAGACTTGGTTATTAGTGCCAAAGAGGGAATTCCTTATGCAATTGGTTTAAATAATCATATGGGTAGTGCTGCAACCAAAGATGAAACATCAATGCGTTACTTAATGGAAGTGTTATCAGAAAATAAATTATTTTTTCTGGATAGTAAAACAATTGGTTCAAGTGTTGCCGCAGATATTGCTAAGGAGTTTAATATTCCCACATTAGTAAGAAATGTATTTTTAGATAACAGTAATAAGTTATCAGATCTACAACATCAATTTAATTATGCGATTCGGTATGCCCGTAAAAAAGGGGTAGCAATATTAATTGCTCACCCTCGTACACATAGTATTCAAGTATTAAAGCAGAAGTTAAGAAATTTGCCAAAAGATATACAGTTGGTCAATATCGGACATTTATGGAGACAGGAGAAAATTTTAACAGAGAAACCTTTAAATCTCTTTTTTAATATTAATTCGCAAACTTCACAAAGTACATCTCGTTTTGTACCTTTGTTAAGAGGTGTACCGAAAGAATAG
- the envC gene encoding murein hydrolase activator EnvC, producing MLSLCFCVVTVQPVMGNELSQIKQKIRKQQDKIYQQRKQRNALQAKLKKQELKMNVVIKQLQKTQDALEQIRHSIKKTEKQIVQLQKQEKAQKELLREQLDSAYRSGIHPSVIEKLLSKNAKEADRMSKYYQHMNQARIDLIQDIRKTQNKLTQQQELLEAQQKTKLTQLSAQQVQEKELQQVTSQRAKTISSINKMIEKDKTQLVRLKRNAKALQDKIAKARRDARNQENQELAKLEAKKEQQGKGKLTQAEIQQVRAGNGLGSARKQYAKPVRGRIIQYFNPEQSWKGVVISAATGKNVKAIAAGRVILSDWLQGYGNVVFIDHGKDFTSIYGYNSTVLVQKGDRVKAGEVIAKVGSSGGQNQSGLYFGITYKGLAKNPLRWVK from the coding sequence ATGCTTTCTCTTTGTTTTTGTGTAGTGACTGTTCAGCCAGTGATGGGGAATGAATTGTCTCAAATTAAACAAAAAATTAGAAAACAGCAAGATAAAATATATCAACAACGTAAGCAACGTAATGCTTTACAGGCAAAGTTAAAAAAGCAAGAGCTTAAAATGAATGTTGTGATTAAACAATTACAAAAAACACAAGATGCATTAGAGCAGATACGTCATAGTATTAAAAAAACCGAAAAACAAATTGTTCAGCTTCAAAAACAAGAAAAAGCACAAAAAGAACTTCTTAGAGAGCAATTAGATTCTGCTTATCGATCTGGTATTCATCCCTCAGTGATTGAAAAATTGCTCTCAAAAAATGCCAAAGAGGCAGATAGAATGTCGAAATATTATCAACATATGAATCAAGCTCGGATTGATTTGATTCAAGATATTCGAAAAACACAAAATAAATTAACACAACAGCAAGAGCTTCTAGAAGCACAACAGAAAACGAAATTAACGCAATTATCAGCACAACAAGTGCAAGAAAAGGAGTTACAACAAGTTACTTCACAGAGAGCAAAAACCATTTCATCAATTAATAAAATGATTGAAAAGGATAAAACTCAATTAGTACGTTTAAAACGAAATGCAAAAGCATTACAGGATAAAATTGCGAAAGCAAGACGTGATGCAAGAAATCAGGAAAATCAAGAACTTGCTAAGTTAGAGGCAAAGAAAGAACAACAAGGGAAGGGAAAACTGACTCAAGCTGAAATTCAACAAGTTCGAGCAGGTAATGGTTTAGGTTCTGCAAGGAAACAATATGCTAAGCCAGTGCGTGGTAGAATCATACAATATTTTAATCCAGAACAAAGTTGGAAAGGTGTTGTGATCAGCGCTGCTACGGGTAAGAATGTCAAGGCTATTGCTGCTGGAAGGGTTATTTTATCCGATTGGTTACAAGGGTATGGTAATGTAGTTTTTATTGATCACGGTAAAGATTTTACTTCTATTTATGGTTATAATAGTACGGTTTTGGTTCAAAAAGGAGACAGAGTAAAAGCTGGTGAAGTGATTGCAAAAGTAGGGAGCTCTGGAGGACAGAATCAATCAGGTCTATATTTTGGTATTACTTATAAAGGACTCGCAAAGAATCCGTTACGTTGGGTAAAATAG
- a CDS encoding 2,3-diphosphoglycerate-dependent phosphoglycerate mutase: protein MELVFIRHGLSEWNQLNLFTGWHDVNLAEKGIEEAKEAGRKLKAAGFEFDIAFTSVLKRAIKTCNYVLEESDQLFVPQVKSWRLNERHYGELQGLNKKETAEKYGEEQVHIWRRSYDTLPPLQDRNDPNSAHNDRRYNHLPSDVIPDGENLKVTLERVLPFWEDQIAPAIISGKRVLVAAHGNSLRALAKHIEGISDEDIMDLEIPTGQPLVYTLDKDLKVVSKRYL from the coding sequence ATGGAATTAGTATTTATTCGTCACGGTCTAAGTGAATGGAACCAATTAAACCTTTTTACTGGTTGGCACGATGTGAATTTAGCAGAAAAAGGAATTGAAGAAGCAAAAGAAGCAGGTCGTAAATTAAAAGCGGCAGGTTTTGAGTTTGATATTGCTTTCACCTCTGTTTTAAAACGTGCAATTAAAACTTGTAATTATGTTTTAGAAGAATCTGATCAATTATTTGTACCACAAGTAAAATCTTGGCGTTTAAATGAACGTCACTATGGTGAGCTTCAAGGTTTAAACAAAAAAGAAACTGCTGAAAAATACGGTGAAGAGCAAGTACACATCTGGCGTCGTTCTTATGATACTTTACCACCATTACAAGACCGTAATGATCCAAATTCAGCACATAATGACCGTCGCTATAACCATCTTCCAAGTGATGTTATTCCTGATGGTGAAAACTTAAAAGTGACATTAGAGCGTGTTCTACCATTCTGGGAAGATCAAATTGCACCAGCAATTATCTCAGGCAAACGTGTATTAGTTGCTGCTCACGGTAATTCGTTACGTGCTTTAGCAAAACATATTGAAGGCATCTCTGATGAAGATATTATGGACTTAGAAATCCCTACTGGTCAGCCTTTAGTTTATACTTTAGATAAAGACTTAAAAGTAGTAAGTAAACGCTATCTTTAA